From Candidatus Nomurabacteria bacterium:
ACTGAATGATCGGCTTATCAATGATCGGCAACATTTCCTTCGGCTGCGATTTGGTAGCAGGAAGCAGACGAGTCCCCGAACCAGCAACAGCAATAACAGCTTTCGTAATATTCATAGAGTGGTCACATTATACTGCATCATGCCGAGCAGACAAAAGCCCCACTTGCAGGGGGCTTTGAAAACGTGCACGGTTACCTTACATTGCGCTTTTTTGTTTTTCCTTCAGATAGAGATAGCGAGCAGATTCACAGACTGCCATCGTTGCTAACGGTGGCCCCAAAAACACACTCGATCCCAACACTACCCATCCGGTCAATTCAAGCTCGATGAACCCAAATTGCCACATTACGACAACGAGCAAACCGACGGCCCAAGCCGCGATGATCATGAACCATAGCAGTATCACGTCGCCTGGCCGTAAGCGGATGTACCGGTTTGTGCTATGGAACACATACGTGATCCGTAACTTTGCATAAAGCATAACCATCGCATGAGCTGCCATTAACGGCAGATTCGTTAGCGCTTTCAAGGCATTCTCCTAAGTGATAACCTGCGACAACCATACAAGACAATACTAAAATTAACAACCCAGGCAGACAAAAGAAAAGCGGCCTGACATTTTGTCAGGCCGCTTTTCTTTTCTTGTTGCAGAGATACGTCAGCATTGGAATCAAGTACTTGAATCACTGGAGAATCTAAGACTCTAAGTTACAGCAGACAGCGAAACCGGTAAGACGGGGGTATGGGGGCATTGTTCTGAAAAGCAGTTATGTAATTACGGTGACAAATTCCTACTGTTCAAAGTAATCTCTCAGTACATTTTGATTACTACGATAGAGTGAGCTTAAGCGGGATTTATATAGAAGTAAAAATTAATTAAGTTTTTCACCTCTATTTTTCAAGAATTGCTCTACTGAAGCGACCGTATTTTTAGTAGTAGAACTAGAAAAATTATGTGATTTTACTGGATCAATTGCTTTTCCTAGAAATTCTTCATATTCAGCATCAAGTATTACATTTGGTTTGACTGATCGAATTTTTTCTAGAAATTCATGTAGCTTTTTGTCATTAAATCCATATTCGTTAATGGCTACATGTTTTAGATGGTCACCTTCCTCAACATACAACAACATTTTAATTCCAAAGCCCGGTATGACCATTCTTGGTACTCGTAATATATACTTAACTTCAGGCAAACGCACTTCAACTTTTTTGAATGAATCATGCCAATTAATAATGATGTTCATGTTGTCTACAATTTTTACGTACATATTGGTACTAAGAAGATAAACATAGACAGTAGCCACTATCATTCCTCCGACAACTGGTATTGCACCTTCCGTGAACAAGTGGCCTCTCTGAGCACCAACAACAGTAAAGAAACTGAATATTGCAACAACGAGCCAGAAAATGAACATTGACGGTTTATATACCTTTGTATTCATTACTTTATCCATAAATCTTAATTATCATCCCCGTCATCTCTTTCTAGAGATTTGTATGCTCCTATAGTAACACTCAGTTCAAATGTACCTTGTATAACCTGCCCGGCAAATCCAGCTTTATTACCAACAGGAGAAGTAGTCAATGCAGTTTCAAATAGGAATCCCGCCGTACCACCTGCACCAGATGCTCCAACTTGCGAGCCACTTACTTTTCCATCAAACAGGTAACTCTCTGCTGCGGCAGCAGCTGGTCCAACAACCAAAGGACCTGATTTTTTAATAGCGGCTGATCCCGCAGTTCCCATGCCAAACAGATAACTACTTCCAGATTCTAGTGGACCGCCGTCAAACGATCCATCCTGCTTATCAACGTATCCACTAAAGGCAGCATTTGAGATTCCAGTTACTGCAGCTGATCTGGCCATCTGAGTTGATATTGGAACACCAAGTTCTGGGGCAGCTAAAGTTAGAGCCGCCAAACCAGCTACTGTATAAACTGCTTGTGCCTGTGGTGAAGTAGCAGCGTTCACTGCAGTCTGTCCAGCTTGTTGATAACTCCTTGTCTCTCGACTGATGTACCCACCAGACAAGTTATCAACTCTTTGCATATTACCCCAGAACATTGCACTGCTTTCTCCATTTGGATCAAACTTGATCAACGGATTATTTTCAACATACGAGTAGCTATTCAGTTTCTGAGGATTGGTGAGTAGGTTTGGTTTATCTAATCTGATATGCAATGGGTCCTGAGAAGTGAAGCGTCCTGTATCGCCGGCGTAATACCTTGCTCCCATGTAGCTCAAATCCGTCTCATCATCGTACTCATGTCCCGTAAACCGCTTGGTCTGATTCTGGTTTCCATACTGAGCATCAATCCTTGTAGCTCCAAACGGGTAGTAATCGAGAACTTGAGCGGTGTAACCGATTCCGTCAGTTACCACCCTCGTTGAATTAAGATGGTCTAAGTGATTGTGGTATGTGAGTGCTCCTGCGCCACTTCCCTCCACAGTTGCTACTAACATGTCTCCAGCGTAAATATGCTTGGTAGTCGTCCCAGTATCGGTGATCTCGTAGTTAGCGAAAGGATAATAAGTCGTTCCTTCGGAAGTGATCTTGAAGACACGTGAGCCGTTGTGATCATATCCATAGCTGGTCGTAGCAGTTCCCTCATCTGATTCGACAAGCTGATTGCGGTAATTCCAAGTGTTTGTGGTACTAGCACTAGTAGACGCTAAGTTACCATTTTTATCGTAGGTGTACGTAACCCCGTTAATAGCTGTAGCGGCGTGAGGGTTGGCATACCCTGTTTCCGCATACGTATACGAACCTTGGTCAGATTTACTCAGGATGTTTCCGATTGGACTATACGTATATGTACGACTATACGGAGTAGTTGTAGCTAAGGTGGTAGAAGCACTGGTGAGACGATACAGATCATCGTAGCCATAGGTAGTAGTTGCAGAACTTACAACACCAGAGGAATCAGCGATTTGAGTAATATTTCCAACCGAATCGTATACATAGTTAACTCTTTGAACCACTTCATAAAGAGCGTATGGGTCAGTGCCTGTCGCCAGAACAAAAGTTGCTGTTGAAGTGCTCCAAATACCCTCTTCGTCCTCGTCATCCCAGAATTTAATTCTCCAGTAGTACAGTGTACTCGAAGCTAATGTTGAACCTCCGTAGGAAATACTAGGAGTTGTACTCCCTTGTGACGTAGTGGCGAGTGCTGTTTTACCACTGTCCCAAATTGTACTGCCAAACCCGCTATCATCATCAACTTGAATCTGATAGTTTACCGCTTGATCACCTGAATCAGGATCATTGTAAACTGCAGTAAATTCGGGTGCACTATCTGAAACGGCTGTTGGATTTGCGCTACCTTCTGTCTTAAGTTCTGTTGGTGATGTCGGTGCCTGATTGTTAAGTGTGTATTCAGCATACATCGTTAATCGAATACTTGAAACTTGTGTGGCAGTGAAGCTGCTTGGCCATCCTTCAAAGCTTCCTCCAGTCTCATACTTGTACGCGTTTGATACAGAGTCGTAGTAATCAACTGAAGGGATCTGAGGCCAATACATAATCCAATATGGAGTACTCCCTGTAACACTGAGATTGATATTACTACTAATCCAAGCAGGTGTAGTAGTTATAGTTTGATTCCCAGTATCAACTGCCAATCTTGAGTTTGGCGACCCACTTGAGTCCGAATAGATAGCAGTTCCAATCACAGTTGAACCGGACTTCTGTTTTCTTGTGTAAACCTTTATTGAACTAACTGTACCAGACTGTCCAGGAGTACCCTTAATGCCACCATAGTCTTTCCCTGAATGTACTGACAAACTCCCCCCGATTGAAGTATCTCCGAAGGTAGGGTCAACGAAAACTGGGTACTCAGCTGTGTCTAGAAATTCCTGTGGAACTGTGACTATCAACTCACCATCTACAATAGATAAAGCGCCCCATACTTCGTCACCACTCGAATCTGCAATCTTAGGTCTGTATATATGGAACACTTTTCCTGCACCATAATTAACCCCTCCAAGCACATGTCCACTCAACTCTTTGTGATAGACAGCGTATGATCCAACGATGTTCTCTGGCCTTTCTTTTCCTTCACCAATCTCCTCTTCTGTTAATTCAGGTTGATAGAAGAAATCAAGATTTTCATACCCACTTAAAGAGAATCTGAATTTGTTACTGTCAGGCTTTTCTGCTAAAACTACCTCGATCTCTAGACCTCCGTTTTCCATCTGTTCATCGCTAGACAAAGGATACACATGGACCTCCTTTGATTGATCTTGGTTCTTCCAGCGAATAAGATTTCCGGCACTGAAGTCTGCTTCTTGAATAGAAATGTCATTGTAACTGATTGAGAAGTCAACTTTTTCATTCCATTTTTTAAAACTCACTTCTGGTCGATTCTTTGCAACCTCAACTTCTAAACCATTTACCTTACTAAGAGCGAGTTTGCCTCCCAACTCTTTGAAATCAGCCTTGTCAGCCTTTGAATCAGAAACATAAGTTGCTCTCTTATCAATTTTGTTGATTTGACCAGCAGCAGTAGACTTGCTCTCTTTAGTCTGTTGGCTAACCACATCAATTACATTGCCACTTGAAGTAGAGGTTGTAGCAAAAACTACAGGGACTGTTGTTGTAGAAGTTGTTGATTTTTCTTGTACGATGTTAAGCCCGTCACTATTTCCTGTTTCTGAAACACCCCAAACTATCTCAGGATTTTCATCCGCCACTTGGCTTTCTCCTAAATCCAGATTGTCATGTGGAGATGTATCAGAAGAGATTGATCCTGAAGACAAAAGCTCAAAATCAGGAGAGTCTAGCAGCAGCATGATTTCGACCATTTCCTCACCAGGACCACCAGAACCAGCGGTAGAGGTTGCGGTGGTAACAATAGAGCTGAGGCGATACAACTCACTAGCATCATACGTCTTCGTTGTCGTAGCACCATTGCTGTGTACTTGCTGTGTAATCAAGTCATGTGGACCATACTCAAAGTTATTCACCACATCAGCAAACGAGCCCCCGCTTTCTCGTTGTTCAACCTTTTCAAGCTTATTGGCTTTATTATAGGTGTATCTGACCTCAGAGTCATCTGGATAAGTGAGTAGAGTTTGATTGCCTAATCGGTCGTATTCATATTCAGTTGCGTATTCAGTACCAGCAATAGTCTTTGTCTCAGTATCAATTAATCCGTTTGGTGTGTAGGTGTAGGTTGTGGTGGCGCTTTCGTTTGCAACAAAACATAGCTGTGAAGCACCATTGGTACAGTTATCGTAGACGTATGTCACGTCAGTATAGCCAGTACCGAGATAATCTTCCGTCAGTACCCGATTCACACCATCGTACGTGTAGTTCACCACTTGCCCCTTCGGGTCAGTGGTAGAAGACACATTGCCAGCATCGTCATAACTAAACAGCCATGTTCCGTAATCTGTGTCAGATGTATCATGCAAGTCTTCCAGTGAGGTGCGCCGAGACAAGCCGTCATAAGTCAGATTGCGAACATTGCCAGCAGCATCAGTTATCTTGATTAAGTCACCCCTTGCGTTCCAGTCGTAAACAGTATCGTATGAACTAACTCCTTCCTCTTCAGTAACTAGAGTTAGACGTCCATAGGCATCATACTCGAAGATCTTGTCATTGCTCGCTGCATCAGTAACTGTTTCTTGCCACTGGTCGTAGCTAGTGCTGGTAGTACCAACTACTGTCCCAACAGCCGTAATGCGAGCCAAAGCATCATAAACATAGCTCGTCATCAAATCTCCGTCGGTGGTAGCATTGGTGCTGGTAGTACCAGTACTGAAGTAAGGGAGAGACTCAGCCTTCAAGAGACCATTGTCGCCATATATATAGTCACGTACTGCGTACTGAGTACTTCCTTCAGCTTCGACTCTTTCTTGGATCACCTGACCAAAACCATCATAATAAGTGTATTTACTATGTGAAGTTGAACCGTCGAGGTAATCGGTCTGTTGCACACTTATCGCCCCAGCAGTATCAGTGTATGTATAAGCTGCAATTTGCACTTGGCTACCAGTCTGAGGGTCAGGCATATACTTCGCTGTTGGTCGACCAAAGCCATCATAGATAGTGACAAACACTTCTCCATTTGCGTTGGTAGTCGTACCTACCTGACCAGTACGATAATCATACTCATACTGAGTGTTGTGTCCTTCAGCATCAGTAGTTGAAGCAACGAATAGATTGTATGTGTCGTAAGCAAAAAGCGTGACGTTGCTATTAGGGTCGGTCTTAGTGAGAATGTTACCGTACGAATCATAAGTCAACTCTGTATCCACATAAGTGGAGCCAATAACCCAATCTTGTTGTTTGGTAAGATTTCCTGTCGTAACCGAACCGAGAGATTGATTGTCGTAGTAGTACCTAGATTCTTGAACCTTGGTGCTTGAGTCATCCTCAACCGTGATTTTGGATGGGAGTACCAAGTCACTGCTCGTTGCATATTCATAGGTAGTTTCGCGATCGTCGGTTCCAGTATCTGTAAAAGTACCGTCAGTACTACCGCTAACTTCTCCCCACTCTGTCTTGGTTAACATCGAGCCATGATCACCACTATATATATACGAATTAGCGGAGGCTTTCTTATCACTGTCGCCATCATAGTCGAGCTGCAAATCACTCTCAAGTTTGACAAAAGTGCTACTGCTACTAAGGGAGGACGTGGCGTAATTGTATCGATTTAGTTGATAAAGGTTATCTGAAAGGTCAGTCTTTTCAGTACGATACGCAACACCGAAGAGTGCTTCACCATCAATTTCTTCTTCTGATGACGTAGCGGCTTCATTCCCTTGATGGTAATACGTAATTTCTTTTCCTAAATCTGTAGTCTTTGTTACTTTACCGAAACCAACAAATCGATGGTCGTAAATGTCGTTCCGGTCTAAATAGTAGTATGCACCCTCATAGACATACTCATCTGTAGTTTCAGTAACTGACGATGTTTTGGTTACAGACTTTACAACCTGAAGTGAGATTGGAACTGTATTGTCTGTACTTGATTGCCAAAGTGGCTGATACTCGATAACTGTCGCGGTGTCAGACACAGGATCAGTTATTGTCGCGAGTCGGAAGTCAGGACCTGGATTCAAATATACACGCATGTTGGATGAGGTGTATTGATAGGCAATGTCGGCCAGGCCGTCACCGTTAAAGTCAGCTATACGAGCATTCAACCCATCAGAAACATCAGACGACAAGTAAATCGGTGACGGCAGGCCAGGGAAACTCGATATGGTTGCACCCCAACCCGTTCCCGTATTCAGGCTCACACTAAGAGCACTACTGCCGTATGTACTCTGAAACCCGTTCACCTTATCAGCTAGACCATCACCATTGAAATCAAAATACTGTTGGGTGATGCCGTTGTTGTGGTCGACGTAAGAAGAATGATCTAAAGACGTCTCATGTTCAAAACCCCCTCCACCACTATTAAGGTAAACCCACATCTGGCTGGTGGTGTACTGGTAAGCAATGTCAGCTAATCCATCACCGTTAAAGTCAGCTACTCGGGCGTTGTGGCCGTCCACCGTATCTGATGAAAAATACACCGTTGACGGCAAGCCTGACAGGAAACTCGATGATGCCGTTTCCCAACCCGTTCCCGTATTCAGGCTCACACTAAGAGCACTACTGCCGCTGTCACTCTGGAAAGCATTCACCTTATCAGCTAGACCATCACCATTGAAATCAAAATACTGTTGGGTGATGCCGTTACTACTATCAACATTCGCGGAATGGTTTAGTGATGATTCGTACTCAAAAGTATTTTCACCCGCGTTAAGGTAAACCCGCATCTGGCTGGTGGTGTACTGGTAAGCAATGTCAGCTAATCCATCACCGTTAAAGTCAGCTACTCGGGCGTTGTGGCCGTCTGGATCATCGGACGATAGATAGATTGGTGACGGCAAGCCAGGGAAGGTTGACGTTGCCCCAACCCATCCACTACCATTACCAAAAATCACTCCAAGTGCATTGCTACCATAGCTACTTTCGAACCCGTTCACTCTATCAACCAAACCATCACCATTGAAATCAAAATACTGTTGGGTGATGCCGTCATTATGATCAACATTCGCGGAGTGATTTAGAGCACTTTGATAGACCCAATCACCTGTACCTGCTCCATACTCAAACACGACAGCCGGCTTGGCCACATCAGTTGTTGGTGTAATGGAGTTTAACCGACCATCACTGTAAGACAGATCGTAAGTAGCAAACGTGTCACCGCTTTTTTTAACCTCTATCTTACTGATGTGATCCCCAGTATAAACTCGAAACCCTGACCTATAACTAATCCCACGTTTTGACGAACTCGCAACTGTAAATACTACGGTATACGGACCATAGGAAATGGTCGACGGATATAATTGCCCATCGCTATTAATATAGGTGTAGCTTATTTCATTTCCGTTACTATCAGTACTACTGGCGAGATACCATCTGTAGATACGATTCGGATCGTCTGGATCTGCCATATGGGAGGAGAAAATATGGGTAGTACCATCTTTATCTGTTGTCTCCCAGGTACTTTGATTTGGATGACTATATACTCGAAAATTACCAAAATCTACTTCGGGTCTGTAATCGCTGCCATCCGCAATCAATTCTCCATCTAAGGACGAAACAAAAACCGGATCATCATAAATCGTATTTACCCCCTTACGGCTTGAGAGACTAATGTATGGAATACTGTCCTTCCAAGCAGCACCATAAACACCAACCACATTCTCTTCATGTGAATTGTACAAAAGCGACACTGTTGGAGTATGTCCATTAACGCCCGGAGGCAAAGCAATTTCATACTGATAATCAAAAGCGCCAGAAGCATTGTCGTACGATGACCAAAGTGAGACTGGCTGGACGGCGTTTTGTGTTGTTCTCGCAGGATCGCCAACTACAAGTGAAGCATGAGCAAAAGGTATGTCACCAAATGGACCAATGAATAAAATGACCGCCAAGAATAAACTGGCGGTTTTAGTAAGAAACGGTTTGCGAATAGTGTTTTTGTAAGTCATGGGGAAATAATGACATAGTGTTGATAAACTATTTCTAAAATATCAGACAAAAAGTTTCCGGCCAAACACTGAAAAAGTGGACAAGTTGTGAATAACAAAAAGCTGGGCATGTACACCCAACCTTTTGTCATACTAAATTTGTTGCGGGGCCCGGAATCGAACCGGGGTCTGGAGGTTATGAGCCTCCCGAGGTACCTCTCCTCTACCCCGCTATATATTTTCTTCTTAATTGCCTTTTACAAAGCAATTAACCAACTCGTGGCGTGGGTAAGAAAATACACTATTTTTGAGCACTTGGCAAGTTAGGTTACCCCAAACTCGTTGAAAACACGTTGGTAGCGACCGATCGTTTCGTGTGCTAAACGCTTCGTCAGTACGAAGTCAGCTCCGTCATGTGCAATGCGGTTACGTACCTTGTGCGCTTCCCACGCATCATCAAGCGAGGATAGCTGACTTGAAGAAATGCTCTTTAGCCGTTCACCAAGAGAACTGCCGATATAGCCTCTCTGTTTCAAGACATCATCGAGAATGATATCAGCCTCAATGATCGCCAACTTCCAGTCATTTGGGTTATCGGAATCACTATGTTTTAAAACATCATCAAGACGACTCGCTCGGTGTTCACCGCGAAATTGTTCGGCATAAAGTTTTTCGTCATCGCGCAACTTTTGGATCTGCAGCCCAAGGTACAGATTCTTCTTGACCGATGCATACACATACAGCACCAAAAGAATGATCGAAAAGATGTACGCCAAGATCGTATACAATGACCAAAGCGAACTGATGAAATTCCAGAGCCCATCAAAGGGGATCGAACTAAAATCAACCGTACCAGCGCCAGTCCCACCAGACGGATCAACACCTAAAGACACCGCCGGAATAGTTGGAACGTCGGGCGAAGTAGTTGGTGTAATAATGTCAGGATCAATGTATGTGGCCATAGAACGCTACGCGCGCTCGTCGTACATGGTCTTGCCAACTGCAAAGAGACGAGCGTCACCACCGTGTGGTCCTATGTATTGTACCCCAACCGGTAGCTGCTTTCCGTCTTGTTCCACGGTTCCCATTGGGAAGGTGAGCGCCGGGACACCGGTCAGATTGACCGGCACCGTGAAGATATCTTGTTTGTACATCGCGATCGGGTCTTCTTGCTCACCAAACTTAAAGGCTGGCGTTGGCGCTGTCGGCGTGAGAATGATGTCTACTTTCTTGAAGACCTCATCGAGCTCCTGACGCATCTTCTTGCGAGCGAGTTCGGCCTTGCCATAGTACGCATCGTAGTACCCGGAAGAAAGTACGTGCGTGCCGAGCAAAATACGACGCTTCACTTCAGGACCAAAGCCCTTTGCGCGAGACAGTTCGTAGACATCGAGCAGTTCATCTCCGTCTTCTGAAAGACCGTATCGGATACCGTCGTAGCGAGCGAGGTTTGAAGACACCTCAGCTGGCATCACGATATAGTACGCCGCCAGCCCTTTTTCAAAGAGCGGCAGGTCGATATCGACCACCTTGTGTCCAGCTGTTTCGAGCTCCTTTGTGTGTGCCTCAAATGCTTCAAGGACTGACGCATCGACTCCTTCCTTGAGGAAGTTGCGCGGCACACCAAAAGTGTATGTTTCTTTTGCCGGGACCGCTGGATACGTATCGTCAGTGATCGTGGTAGCGTCCATCTTGTCGAGCCCTGCCATGGTCTCATGAACCAGCTCAGCATCTGCGACAGTGTTGGTAAGCGGCCCAGCTTGGTCGAGCGACGAACCCATTGCCATGAGTCCATATCGAGACACTGCGCCGTAGGTTGGCTTGAAACCAACCAAACCACAGTAGCTCGCTGGTTGTCGGATCGAACCGCCAGTATCAGTACCGATCGCGACCGGTACCGCACCCATAGCGACTGCCGCAGCAGAACCACCCGAAGAACCCCCAGGTACACGAGCAGTATCAACTGGGTTCTTGGTAGGACCAAAGGCAGAGTTTTCGGTTGATCCACCCATGGCGAATTCGTCGAGATTGGTTGCACCCACGATGATCGCACCAACTGCCTTAAGCTTCTCAATGATCGTCGCGTCGTACACCGCAGTGTAGTTCTCGAGTATCTTAGACGCTGCCGTTGCTTTGCGGCCCTTTACGAGAATGTTGTTTTTAATGGCAACCGGAATACCGAGGAGTGCCGGAGTATCAGCACCCTTCTCTTTGTAAGCTGTAGTCGCAGCTTCTGCTTCTTTGAGTGCATCTTCATACACAGCCAAGAATGCGTGGATTTCGCCATCTTTTTCTTTGATCGTATCAAGTGTCTTTTGCACCACTTCAGTTGGAGTAGTGTCGCCTGCTATGTACGCAGCGCGGAGTGTTGCTATCGTATCCATATTATTCATCAACTTGCAGGATCTTCTTCACCTTCATAAATCGACCTTCAGTCTTCGGCATTTCCGCCAAAATATCCTTGGTGTACTGGTCCGGCTCGTTGGTCACTTCATCCTTGCGAAATACGTTGTATCGCACCCCAACCTCCGGCGCAGCATCAGCTTCTTCGCCAGCAATATCACTCACGACACTAACGTACGCTACAATTGATGATAATTCCCCCGGTAGGCGCTCCATCTCCTCTTCAGTCAAACGAATGCGAGCGAGCGAGGCCAAATGCTCAATATCTTCTCGTTTCATGGGGCTAGCATACCACTCCTCACCCGAAAGTAAAATTACACTAGCTGTTGGAAATCTGTCTCAGAAAGAATTGTCACTCCCAGTCGTTCTGCTTCAGCAGCCTTGCTGCCTGGATCGGCACCTACTACAACATAGTCCGTCTTCTTCGAAACTGAAGAAGATATCTTGCCACCCATCTTTCTGATGATCGCCTTTGCTTCGTCGCGTGTCATTGACTCAAGAGTGCCAGTGAGCACAAACGTCTTGCCCGTTAGGGTGCCTGGTGTACCACTAAGGTCAGGATTTTCGATCGTCAGGTGTGGGAGCAGCTCTGCTAACACCTTTGCGTGCTGCTTGTCAGCAAACCAAGCAATGATCGAATCAGCAACCGTTTCACCGATACCGTGAATGGCGTCGATATCTTCGCGTGAGGCGCGCTTGATCGCTTCGAGGGAACCAAAATGCTCAGCGAGCAAGCGCGCCGTCTCCTCTCCCACGTTATCGATCGACAACCCTACCAGCAGTCGGTACAAAGGAACATTCCGAGCTTTGGTAATTGCCTCGATCACATTCTGTGCCGCTTTTTCCTTAAAGCCAGGTAAGTCTCGCACATCGCCTTCAGTGAGAGTAAATAAGTCTACATAGGTTGAAATGAGTCCGTACTCAAGTAGTGCATCAATGATCTTCGGACCAACACCATCTATATTGAGCGCACCCTTTGATACAAAATAGTACAAACGCTGCCGGTGGAGCACACCAGAATCTCTGAAAACACACCGATAAGCTGCTTCGCCCGGGATGCGCTCGATCGAGCCGTCACTGCCACATTCAGCCACTTTCTTAGGGAACTTGTATGGCTTCGCACCCTCTGGGCGAAGCGGCAGTACTACCGAGAGAATCTCTGGAATGATATCTCCTGCTTTGCGGAGCACCACCGTATCACCAACCCGAATATCGAGCTCCTTGATCCGATCTTCATTGTGAAGCGTCGCTCGCGATACCGTCGAGCCATCGATCAAAACTGGCTTCAAGTGCGCCACTGGGGTGATCACTCCAGTCCGACCGACTTGCAACATAATATCTTCGACCAAAGTGGTTGCTTCCTCTGCTGGAAATTTATATGCCATTCCAAAGCGTGGTGCCTTGGCGGTATAGCCAAGTACGCGCTGAATGG
This genomic window contains:
- the gatA gene encoding Asp-tRNA(Asn)/Glu-tRNA(Gln) amidotransferase subunit GatA, with the protein product MDTIATLRAAYIAGDTTPTEVVQKTLDTIKEKDGEIHAFLAVYEDALKEAEAATTAYKEKGADTPALLGIPVAIKNNILVKGRKATAASKILENYTAVYDATIIEKLKAVGAIIVGATNLDEFAMGGSTENSAFGPTKNPVDTARVPGGSSGGSAAAVAMGAVPVAIGTDTGGSIRQPASYCGLVGFKPTYGAVSRYGLMAMGSSLDQAGPLTNTVADAELVHETMAGLDKMDATTITDDTYPAVPAKETYTFGVPRNFLKEGVDASVLEAFEAHTKELETAGHKVVDIDLPLFEKGLAAYYIVMPAEVSSNLARYDGIRYGLSEDGDELLDVYELSRAKGFGPEVKRRILLGTHVLSSGYYDAYYGKAELARKKMRQELDEVFKKVDIILTPTAPTPAFKFGEQEDPIAMYKQDIFTVPVNLTGVPALTFPMGTVEQDGKQLPVGVQYIGPHGGDARLFAVGKTMYDERA
- a CDS encoding VCBS repeat-containing protein, whose amino-acid sequence is MTYKNTIRKPFLTKTASLFLAVILFIGPFGDIPFAHASLVVGDPARTTQNAVQPVSLWSSYDNASGAFDYQYEIALPPGVNGHTPTVSLLYNSHEENVVGVYGAAWKDSIPYISLSSRKGVNTIYDDPVFVSSLDGELIADGSDYRPEVDFGNFRVYSHPNQSTWETTDKDGTTHIFSSHMADPDDPNRIYRWYLASSTDSNGNEISYTYINSDGQLYPSTISYGPYTVVFTVASSSKRGISYRSGFRVYTGDHISKIEVKKSGDTFATYDLSYSDGRLNSITPTTDVAKPAVVFEYGAGTGDWVYQSALNHSANVDHNDGITQQYFDFNGDGLVDRVNGFESSYGSNALGVIFGNGSGWVGATSTFPGLPSPIYLSSDDPDGHNARVADFNGDGLADIAYQYTTSQMRVYLNAGENTFEYESSLNHSANVDSSNGITQQYFDFNGDGLADKVNAFQSDSGSSALSVSLNTGTGWETASSSFLSGLPSTVYFSSDTVDGHNARVADFNGDGLADIAYQYTTSQMWVYLNSGGGGFEHETSLDHSSYVDHNNGITQQYFDFNGDGLADKVNGFQSTYGSSALSVSLNTGTGWGATISSFPGLPSPIYLSSDVSDGLNARIADFNGDGLADIAYQYTSSNMRVYLNPGPDFRLATITDPVSDTATVIEYQPLWQSSTDNTVPISLQVVKSVTKTSSVTETTDEYVYEGAYYYLDRNDIYDHRFVGFGKVTKTTDLGKEITYYHQGNEAATSSEEEIDGEALFGVAYRTEKTDLSDNLYQLNRYNYATSSLSSSSTFVKLESDLQLDYDGDSDKKASANSYIYSGDHGSMLTKTEWGEVSGSTDGTFTDTGTDDRETTYEYATSSDLVLPSKITVEDDSSTKVQESRYYYDNQSLGSVTTGNLTKQQDWVIGSTYVDTELTYDSYGNILTKTDPNSNVTLFAYDTYNLFVASTTDAEGHNTQYEYDYRTGQVGTTTNANGEVFVTIYDGFGRPTAKYMPDPQTGSQVQIAAYTYTDTAGAISVQQTDYLDGSTSHSKYTYYDGFGQVIQERVEAEGSTQYAVRDYIYGDNGLLKAESLPYFSTGTTSTNATTDGDLMTSYVYDALARITAVGTVVGTTSTSYDQWQETVTDAASNDKIFEYDAYGRLTLVTEEEGVSSYDTVYDWNARGDLIKITDAAGNVRNLTYDGLSRRTSLEDLHDTSDTDYGTWLFSYDDAGNVSSTTDPKGQVVNYTYDGVNRVLTEDYLGTGYTDVTYVYDNCTNGASQLCFVANESATTTYTYTPNGLIDTETKTIAGTEYATEYEYDRLGNQTLLTYPDDSEVRYTYNKANKLEKVEQRESGGSFADVVNNFEYGPHDLITQQVHSNGATTTKTYDASELYRLSSIVTTATSTAGSGGPGEEMVEIMLLLDSPDFELLSSGSISSDTSPHDNLDLGESQVADENPEIVWGVSETGNSDGLNIVQEKSTTSTTTVPVVFATTSTSSGNVIDVVSQQTKESKSTAAGQINKIDKRATYVSDSKADKADFKELGGKLALSKVNGLEVEVAKNRPEVSFKKWNEKVDFSISYNDISIQEADFSAGNLIRWKNQDQSKEVHVYPLSSDEQMENGGLEIEVVLAEKPDSNKFRFSLSGYENLDFFYQPELTEEEIGEGKERPENIVGSYAVYHKELSGHVLGGVNYGAGKVFHIYRPKIADSSGDEVWGALSIVDGELIVTVPQEFLDTAEYPVFVDPTFGDTSIGGSLSVHSGKDYGGIKGTPGQSGTVSSIKVYTRKQKSGSTVIGTAIYSDSSGSPNSRLAVDTGNQTITTTPAWISSNINLSVTGSTPYWIMYWPQIPSVDYYDSVSNAYKYETGGSFEGWPSSFTATQVSSIRLTMYAEYTLNNQAPTSPTELKTEGSANPTAVSDSAPEFTAVYNDPDSGDQAVNYQIQVDDDSGFGSTIWDSGKTALATTSQGSTTPSISYGGSTLASSTLYYWRIKFWDDEDEEGIWSTSTATFVLATGTDPYALYEVVQRVNYVYDSVGNITQIADSSGVVSSATTTYGYDDLYRLTSASTTLATTTPYSRTYTYSPIGNILSKSDQGSYTYAETGYANPHAATAINGVTYTYDKNGNLASTSASTTNTWNYRNQLVESDEGTATTSYGYDHNGSRVFKITSEGTTYYPFANYEITDTGTTTKHIYAGDMLVATVEGSGAGALTYHNHLDHLNSTRVVTDGIGYTAQVLDYYPFGATRIDAQYGNQNQTKRFTGHEYDDETDLSYMGARYYAGDTGRFTSQDPLHIRLDKPNLLTNPQKLNSYSYVENNPLIKFDPNGESSAMFWGNMQRVDNLSGGYISRETRSYQQAGQTAVNAATSPQAQAVYTVAGLAALTLAAPELGVPISTQMARSAAVTGISNAAFSGYVDKQDGSFDGGPLESGSSYLFGMGTAGSAAIKKSGPLVVGPAAAAAESYLFDGKVSGSQVGASGAGGTAGFLFETALTTSPVGNKAGFAGQVIQGTFELSVTIGAYKSLERDDGDDN
- the gatC gene encoding Asp-tRNA(Asn)/Glu-tRNA(Gln) amidotransferase subunit GatC, which encodes MKREDIEHLASLARIRLTEEEMERLPGELSSIVAYVSVVSDIAGEEADAAPEVGVRYNVFRKDEVTNEPDQYTKDILAEMPKTEGRFMKVKKILQVDE